Proteins from a genomic interval of Quercus lobata isolate SW786 chromosome 11, ValleyOak3.0 Primary Assembly, whole genome shotgun sequence:
- the LOC115969034 gene encoding berberine bridge enzyme-like 8: MSIPILKNLLPLLFLLILPVWSSTSNSTNESFLQCFSSHLQDSNSSLELVFTKNSSAYSSILNFTIRNLRFVNSSKPQFIITPFHESHIQAAVICSKKYDLQVRIRSGGHDYEGLSYVSDVVPFTIIDLVNLRSISIDIENKSAWVDSGAILGELYYKIAEKSKVYGFPAGSCPTMGVGGHFSGGGFGTIFRKYGLAADNVLDAKIVDVNGRLLNRTSMGEDLFWAIRGGGGSSFGVILSWQVRLVPVPPVVTTFNVQKTLEQGATEHFQKWQTVANKLHEDLFLHVVAGVANADPNGRKTIRLSFTCLFLGPVEKLLALMQDSFPELGVERNNCTEMSWIESVLYYAGFSTTNRLEVLLDRSPLTDIFMKAKSDYVQEPISNTGLEGLWQRLMEKEQSQLILTPYGGKMSQISDSETPFPHRFGNLYQIQYSITWDDDKETQENLMWMRRLYAYMAPYVSKSPREAYLNYRDLDLGENNKNNNTSYAQASTWGLKYFKNNFERLVHVKTLIDPGNFFKNEQSIPVLPS, encoded by the coding sequence ATGTCAATTCCAATACTAAAAAACCTTCTTCCATTACTTTTCTTACTCATTCTCCCAGTTTGGTCCTCAACTTCAAATTCAACTAATGAGAGCTTCCTGCAATGCTTTTCATCTCATTTACAGGATTCTAATTCAAGTTTGGAATTAGTCTTCACCAAGAATAGCTCTGCTTATTCATCCATCTTAAATTTTACCATACGAAACCTAAGGTTCGTGAACTCTTCAAAACCACAATTTATCATTACTCCGTTTCATGAATCCCACATCCAAGCAGCTGTAATTTGTTCCAAGAAATATGACCTGCAAGTAAGAATCCGAAGCGGAGGCCATGACTATGAGGGCCTTTCTTATGTATCTGATGTTGTTCCATTCACCATCATTGATCTTGTCAATCTTCGGTCTATTAGCATCGATATAGAAAACAAGAGTGCATGGGTTGATTCTGGTGCAATTCTAGGAGAGTTGTATTACAAGATTGCAGAGAAAAGTAAGGTCTATGGCTTCCCAGCAGGGAGTTGTCCCACTATGGGTGTTGGGGGACACTTTAGTGGAGGTGGATTTGGTACCATTTTCAGAAAATATGGCCTAGCTGCTGATAATGTTTTGGATGCTAAGATAGTTGATGTTAATGGTAGACTACTAAACAGAACATCAATGGGAGAAGATCTCTTTTGGGCCATCAGAGGAGGGGGAGGGTCAAGTTTTGGAGTCATTCTCTCGTGGCAAGTTAGGTTGGTTCCTGTACCACCAGTTGTAACGACTTTCAATGTCCAAAAGACCTTAGAACAAGGTGCAACTGAGCATTTCCAGAAGTGGCAAACCGTTGCAAATAAGCTTCATGAAGATCTTTTCCTCCATGTAGTTGCAGGAGTTGCTAATGCAGATCCAAATGGCAGAAAAACTATTCGACTTTCATTTACctgcttgtttcttggaccagTTGAAAAACTCCTCGCTTTGATGCAAGATAGTTTTCCTGAGTTGGGCGTGGAGCGCAACAATTGCACTGAAATGAGTTGGATAGAATCTGTTCTTTACTATGCTGGCTTCTCAACTACGAATCGCTTAGAAGTTTTGCTTGATAGGAGCCCACTAACAGATATCTTCATGAAAGCAAAATCAGACTATGTACAGGAACCCATTTCAAACACAGGGTTGGAAGGGTTATGGCAAAGACTTATGGAAAAAGAGCAATCACAGCTCATCTTAACACCTTATGGTGGAAAGATGAGTCAGATTTCAGATTCAGAAACACCTTTCCCACATAGATTTGGAAATTTATATCAAATCCAATATTCAATCACTTGGGATGATGACAAAGAAACACAGGAAAACCTCATGTGGATGAGAAGGCTTTATGCCTACATGGCACCTTATGTATCAAAGTCTCCAAGAGAGGCCTATTTGAACTATAGGGATCTCGACTTGggggaaaacaacaaaaataataatacaagcTACGCACAAGCAAGTACTTGGGGTTTGAAGTATTTCAAGAACAACTTCGAGAGACTAGTTCATGTAAAGACTCTCATTGATCCTGGTAACTTTTTCAAGAATGAGCAAAGCATCCCAGTGCTTCCATCTTga
- the LOC115969036 gene encoding cytochrome c6, chloroplastic, giving the protein MQLLLSLTSPPTPCNNAASCLSMKRNINPVPKKQQPQQQQHQVLYFHLKSLVPPLIMAALVALSPICHTPVSFGQTIDVQRGASLFRRACIGCHDAGGNIIQPGATLFTKDLQRNGVDTEEEIYRVTYYGKGRMPGFGENCTPRGQCTFGARLQEEEIRLLANFVKLQADQGWPNVETEED; this is encoded by the exons ATGCAGCTGCTTTTATCTCTAACTTCACCCCCTACGCCTTGTAATAATGCTGCCTCTTGCCTCTCAATGAAg AGAAACATAAACCCAGTTCCCAAAAAGcaacaaccacaacaacaacaacatcaagTACTGTATTTCCATCTCAAGAGCTTGGTTCCACCACTAATAATGGCCGCACTTGTAGCCTTATCTCCTATCTGCCATACCCCAG TTTCATTTGGACAGACCATAGATGTACAAAGAGGAGCGTCTTTGTTTCGTCGAGCTTGCATTGGGTGTCATGATGCTGGCGGAAATATAATCCAGCCG GGAGCAACACTTTTTACAAAAGATCTTCAAAG GAATGGAGTTGACACTGAAGAGGAGATATACCGTGTGACATACTATGGCAAGGGAAGAATGCCT GGCTTTGGAGAGAACTGCACGCCAAGGGGCCAATGCACATTTGGAGCCCGTTTGCAGGAAGAAGAGATCAGGCTTTTGGCCAACTTTGTCAAGTTACAAGCTGATCAAGGGTGGCCAAATGTAGAAACTGAAGAAGATTGA